One Aneurinibacillus migulanus genomic region harbors:
- a CDS encoding DegT/DnrJ/EryC1/StrS family aminotransferase produces MKIPMLDLSEQYQSLRYEIINSLDAVLLSSTFILGDHVKRLEQDVASLSNALFGVGVANGSDALHISLQACGVKPGDEVITTPFTFFATAGAIVRAGAKPVFVDIDPVTFNIDPTKIEQAITKNTRAIIPVHLYGQATDMNPILEIARKYDLYVVDDAAQAIGAEYKGKKVGELGHTTCFSFFPTKNLGAYGDGGMIVTKDSKIAEKMRIIRVHGSKPKYYHQVLGYNSRLDELQAAVLNIKLQHLARWNMLRREKATAYTKLLNEKLSNFIVTPTEVEGNYHVFHQYTIRVEKRDELQRFLQKNGVSTMVYYPVPLHLQPAFQELGYTEGDFLNSEKAAKEVLSLPMFPELKLEQQKYIVDTIEKFFSSYFS; encoded by the coding sequence ATGAAAATACCCATGTTAGACCTTTCAGAACAATACCAATCGTTAAGATATGAAATTATAAATTCTTTAGATGCAGTATTGCTATCCTCAACATTTATATTGGGGGACCATGTAAAGAGGTTAGAACAAGATGTAGCCTCTCTTTCTAATGCTTTGTTTGGAGTGGGTGTTGCTAATGGAAGTGATGCATTGCATATTTCTTTACAAGCTTGTGGTGTAAAGCCTGGAGATGAAGTCATCACAACTCCATTTACGTTCTTTGCAACGGCTGGTGCTATTGTAAGGGCTGGTGCTAAACCAGTTTTTGTTGATATCGATCCAGTAACTTTTAATATTGACCCTACAAAAATTGAACAAGCCATAACTAAAAATACGAGGGCAATTATCCCTGTTCATCTTTATGGACAGGCAACTGATATGAATCCAATCTTAGAAATTGCTAGAAAATATGATTTATATGTAGTAGATGATGCAGCACAAGCAATCGGTGCCGAATATAAAGGGAAAAAAGTTGGAGAATTAGGTCATACAACGTGCTTTAGTTTCTTTCCAACCAAGAATCTAGGCGCTTATGGTGATGGTGGCATGATTGTAACAAAAGATTCTAAGATTGCCGAAAAGATGAGAATTATCCGAGTACATGGTAGTAAACCAAAATATTATCACCAAGTCTTAGGATATAATAGTCGGTTAGACGAGCTACAAGCGGCCGTATTAAACATTAAATTACAACATCTTGCAAGATGGAACATGTTGCGCAGGGAAAAAGCAACTGCATATACCAAATTATTAAATGAAAAGCTATCGAATTTTATTGTAACCCCCACAGAGGTAGAAGGTAACTACCACGTTTTTCATCAATATACAATTCGAGTAGAGAAGAGAGATGAGCTTCAAAGATTCCTACAGAAAAATGGAGTTTCAACAATGGTCTATTACCCCGTACCGTTGCATCTTCAGCCCGCATTCCAAGAACTGGGTTATACAGAAGGAGACTTCCTGAATTCAGAAAAAGCAGCAAAAGAGGTATTATCTCTACCAATGTTTCCTGAATTAAAATTAGAACAACAAAAATATATAGTTGATACAATAGAAAAGTTTTTTTCTTCGTATTTTAGTTGA
- a CDS encoding helix-turn-helix transcriptional regulator, whose translation MSYSPIIQKTIEYIEKNLHEELSLESIAQFARFSKYHYHRIFQKEVGVTVSEYIRYRRIANSANMLLYTDEKIIDIAFYYRFETQESFTRSFKKYYHLPPGQYRKIIGKLTLQREEIVLKNEQLLKGWKLSGSHPFNYQMGIDRENFHKGRASGFLKSFTVQSQGEFATMMQGFKAEKYLGKRLKLSGFLKSKDVDGFCGFWMRVDDAFHDILQFDNMSDRPIVGNTEWNHYHIVLDVPKNSAVIAFGVLLSGNGQVWIDELKFEEVDKQTPTTNIDFSADLLDEPTNLSFEEWE comes from the coding sequence ATGAGTTACAGTCCCATCATACAAAAGACGATTGAGTATATAGAGAAAAACTTACATGAAGAACTATCCTTAGAAAGTATTGCTCAGTTTGCTAGATTTTCAAAGTATCACTATCATCGTATTTTTCAAAAAGAGGTTGGTGTAACTGTATCTGAATATATTCGATATCGAAGAATTGCCAATTCAGCTAACATGTTACTTTATACGGATGAAAAGATAATAGATATTGCTTTCTATTATCGCTTTGAAACGCAGGAATCATTTACTCGTTCATTTAAGAAATATTACCATTTACCGCCAGGGCAATACCGTAAAATTATAGGCAAATTAACTTTACAAAGGGAGGAAATCGTGTTGAAAAATGAACAGTTATTAAAAGGATGGAAGTTAAGTGGTAGTCATCCGTTTAATTATCAGATGGGAATTGATAGAGAAAACTTTCATAAGGGGAGGGCATCTGGATTTCTAAAATCTTTTACCGTCCAATCCCAAGGCGAATTTGCAACGATGATGCAGGGATTTAAAGCTGAGAAGTATCTGGGCAAAAGGTTAAAGCTCTCTGGATTTTTAAAATCCAAAGATGTTGATGGATTCTGTGGATTTTGGATGCGAGTCGATGATGCATTTCATGATATACTGCAATTTGATAATATGAGTGACCGCCCCATTGTAGGAAATACAGAGTGGAATCATTATCACATTGTTTTAGATGTACCAAAAAACAGTGCAGTCATTGCCTTTGGTGTTTTACTTTCGGGAAATGGGCAAGTATGGATTGATGAACTTAAATTTGAGGAAGTTGATAAACAAACACCAACAACCAACATTGATTTTTCTGCTGACCTTTTAGATGAACCTACTAATTTATCTTTTGAAGAGTGGGAGTAG
- a CDS encoding IS701 family transposase — MPLTYRVAHQQEINNILRTWRFPLYFSKPVMNHRVHFLDGVMTRGFSGTLTDIHRESCYSQDRRTLSHFLTHGKWNEQHLMRIIQQQSWESIKREVKHTQEPIFVIIDDTVCRKTKPSSQALSSMQGTDFHYSHTEGKSVWGHAVVQEFIRCGEKAFPYAFSRYESEQNSKIDIACELLSMVPKSSFSTYVLMDTWYPAQSVLETCALSGFHVISGIKTNRIIYPYGIRQSIKEFASHIHKEDTDLVTVGHASYHVYRYEGKLNFIENAVVLLCWDATQPMTLQTMRAFLSTDVSLSNEQILTYYSKRWAIETYFRTMKSNFSFNGYQIRSTVAMKRF; from the coding sequence ATGCCTCTTACGTATAGGGTAGCACATCAACAGGAAATCAACAATATTTTACGTACCTGGCGTTTCCCACTTTATTTTTCTAAGCCGGTAATGAACCATAGGGTTCATTTTCTCGATGGGGTGATGACCAGAGGTTTTTCTGGAACGTTAACCGATATCCATCGTGAAAGCTGCTATTCACAAGACCGACGGACACTGAGCCATTTTCTTACTCATGGAAAGTGGAATGAGCAGCATTTGATGCGTATAATTCAGCAACAATCATGGGAGAGCATCAAGAGGGAAGTGAAACATACACAAGAGCCGATTTTTGTTATTATCGATGATACGGTCTGTAGAAAGACAAAGCCCTCGTCACAGGCATTGTCCTCTATGCAAGGAACAGATTTTCACTATTCCCATACCGAAGGTAAGTCAGTATGGGGGCATGCAGTCGTTCAGGAGTTCATTCGATGTGGTGAAAAAGCATTCCCTTATGCGTTTAGCCGATACGAATCAGAGCAAAACAGCAAAATTGATATTGCATGTGAACTGCTTTCTATGGTGCCAAAAAGTTCTTTTTCTACTTATGTTCTTATGGATACATGGTATCCTGCTCAATCTGTACTCGAAACCTGCGCTTTATCTGGATTTCACGTCATTAGCGGTATAAAAACCAATCGTATTATTTATCCATATGGTATTCGGCAGTCAATAAAGGAATTTGCCTCGCACATCCATAAAGAAGATACCGACCTTGTGACCGTCGGTCACGCTTCTTATCACGTCTATCGTTATGAAGGCAAGCTAAATTTCATTGAAAATGCTGTGGTACTACTGTGTTGGGATGCGACCCAGCCAATGACTCTCCAAACTATGCGAGCATTCTTAAGTACAGACGTTTCCTTATCTAATGAGCAAATTCTAACGTACTACAGTAAACGTTGGGCGATTGAGACTTATTTTCGTACCATGAAAAGCAACTTTTCCTTTAACGGTTATCAAATACGTAGTACCGTTGCAATGAAGCGGTTTTGA
- a CDS encoding cadherin-like beta sandwich domain-containing protein has product MISTTYASAVIDSPTKTKVIDNPSNVNAAPLYNGISVVGLSGGKTGILYKEQDTKNWYYKIVDPHGTPTFFSQINTPSYMGKRSANFFYMKAFALAGEKTLITWEGTSGGTDRKTGNPNQFIILDGNGDVLVGPVDINNVTATYNGDTDVAELSNGNIAFVWQGEAFNYLLRIFNISSKSFTSDPITTIESSQSPHTIIANKNGTFLVAQKSEGTLYHNDGTQKKASFPISVTGNDKKQGVALSNGSFAILYNRDESPNYEVRIISDTGSVTSISGDTSALDGYPVLVGLKNGGFLVADTFTDGSGRWFYKAREYKNDGIVSKDWGVVDSDYVREFGVFWSRYEGGFGMYNDATGNLVHHAISSVSNNADLSNLTLSQGTLAPVFASGTTTYTASVDNSVSSVTVTPTVADSTATVVVNGVPVTSGSASIPLNTGSNTITIVVTAQNGNTKTYSIVITRGASTNANASSIASSVGDLTPAFTSAHTDYTVNVPHHTTEDTITVIPEDPGAMVNIEEANPLQVGENIFKVTITAPDGVTKKTYTITVMRAGSNNANLQTLQVSPGTLKPIFSPDINAYTVHVARSVSAVTLTANPADREARVSMNGKVTTEDTITLDTDTMVIPIVVTAQDGGKKTYTVTVEREKSGNAHLRNLTVNHGTLTPAFSSETAQYQLNVGHSISSINLTAEGADPDARIAINGKVTTSDSISLNVGTTSINIVVTAPNGEAKTYILNVTRATAPSSGGGGGGSRGSGRDRSDTTTQPVKEPEAPKPPIEETQKPIIVPSDVTGHWAQERISEAIRRGIVTGYPDGTFRPNEPVTRLQWISFLVRALHLQGEGARLNFTDKGEIPAWGQSDVAVAVANGLISGYPDGSFRPNQEITRAEMVSILARILKLKPDKGLQSSFSDSKAIPAWAQEDVAAVANKGLIQGRGNNVFAPNVSTTRAEAIVLLLTMLDKK; this is encoded by the coding sequence ATGATAAGTACAACTTATGCTAGCGCTGTTATTGATTCGCCAACAAAAACAAAAGTTATCGACAACCCTTCGAATGTTAATGCCGCTCCGCTCTATAACGGAATTAGTGTTGTTGGACTAAGTGGCGGGAAAACAGGAATTCTATACAAAGAACAGGACACAAAGAATTGGTATTATAAAATAGTAGATCCACATGGTACCCCTACTTTCTTTTCTCAAATTAATACTCCTTCTTATATGGGGAAACGATCAGCGAACTTCTTTTACATGAAAGCATTTGCCCTTGCAGGTGAAAAAACGCTAATTACATGGGAAGGTACCTCAGGCGGAACGGATAGAAAGACGGGAAATCCAAACCAATTTATTATCCTAGATGGAAATGGTGACGTACTTGTCGGCCCTGTTGATATCAATAATGTAACGGCAACGTATAATGGAGATACCGATGTTGCTGAATTATCTAATGGGAACATTGCATTTGTTTGGCAAGGAGAAGCCTTTAATTATTTACTTCGCATTTTCAATATTTCATCAAAGTCGTTCACTTCTGATCCTATTACTACGATAGAATCTAGCCAATCACCACATACGATAATTGCTAATAAAAACGGGACATTTCTGGTTGCACAAAAGTCTGAAGGAACCTTATACCATAACGATGGTACTCAAAAAAAGGCTTCTTTCCCTATCTCGGTTACTGGAAATGACAAAAAACAAGGAGTAGCCTTATCAAACGGTAGTTTTGCTATTCTATACAATAGGGATGAATCTCCAAATTATGAAGTAAGAATTATTTCTGATACAGGATCTGTTACAAGTATCTCGGGTGATACCTCAGCATTAGATGGGTACCCGGTTCTTGTCGGTTTGAAAAATGGAGGCTTTTTAGTTGCTGATACATTCACTGATGGATCAGGACGTTGGTTTTATAAAGCAAGAGAATATAAGAATGATGGCATAGTTTCTAAGGATTGGGGTGTTGTTGATTCAGATTATGTAAGAGAATTTGGTGTGTTTTGGTCTAGATATGAGGGCGGATTTGGGATGTACAATGATGCAACAGGAAACCTTGTTCATCATGCTATTTCTTCAGTATCCAATAATGCAGATTTAAGCAATCTAACGCTTAGCCAAGGTACGTTAGCACCAGTTTTTGCATCTGGTACTACTACCTATACAGCAAGTGTAGACAACTCGGTAAGTAGTGTAACCGTCACACCAACGGTGGCTGATTCTACGGCAACGGTAGTAGTGAATGGAGTACCAGTGACTTCGGGTTCTGCTTCCATTCCTTTAAATACGGGTTCAAACACGATTACTATCGTGGTCACAGCGCAGAATGGTAACACGAAGACATACAGTATAGTGATAACACGAGGCGCCTCAACCAATGCAAATGCAAGTAGTATCGCATCGTCGGTTGGCGATCTGACGCCGGCCTTTACATCAGCACATACGGATTACACCGTCAACGTTCCTCACCATACAACTGAGGATACTATTACTGTCATTCCAGAGGATCCTGGAGCTATGGTAAATATAGAAGAAGCAAACCCTCTACAAGTAGGGGAAAATATTTTTAAGGTCACGATTACAGCACCAGACGGTGTCACGAAAAAAACGTACACGATTACCGTAATGCGTGCAGGTTCCAACAATGCTAATTTGCAAACCTTACAAGTAAGCCCAGGAACATTGAAACCGATATTTTCTCCAGATATAAATGCTTATACGGTACATGTCGCACGTTCGGTTTCAGCGGTTACACTGACAGCAAATCCAGCCGATCGCGAAGCAAGGGTATCTATGAATGGAAAAGTAACCACAGAGGATACCATCACGCTCGACACAGATACCATGGTAATTCCTATTGTTGTAACCGCTCAGGATGGTGGAAAGAAAACCTATACAGTGACCGTAGAAAGAGAAAAATCAGGTAATGCACACCTACGGAATCTAACCGTCAATCATGGCACGTTAACACCGGCTTTTTCTTCTGAAACAGCGCAGTATCAACTGAATGTAGGCCATTCAATATCATCGATCAATCTGACAGCAGAAGGAGCAGACCCGGATGCAAGGATTGCGATTAATGGGAAAGTAACTACCTCAGATTCCATTTCATTAAACGTAGGAACGACATCTATCAACATTGTAGTTACAGCTCCAAATGGAGAAGCGAAAACGTATATTTTGAACGTAACGCGTGCTACAGCCCCTAGCAGTGGCGGTGGGGGAGGCGGTAGTAGAGGCAGCGGCCGAGATCGGTCTGATACAACAACTCAACCTGTGAAAGAACCCGAAGCACCGAAGCCACCAATAGAAGAAACACAGAAACCTATAATCGTACCGTCTGATGTTACAGGTCACTGGGCACAGGAACGAATCAGCGAAGCGATACGAAGAGGAATCGTTACTGGGTATCCGGATGGCACATTCCGACCGAATGAGCCGGTTACACGCCTGCAGTGGATTTCTTTCCTCGTTCGTGCTCTTCATTTACAGGGGGAGGGTGCAAGGCTCAACTTTACAGATAAGGGAGAAATTCCAGCTTGGGGCCAATCGGATGTAGCTGTCGCTGTTGCAAATGGATTGATTAGCGGCTACCCTGACGGAAGCTTTCGACCCAATCAGGAAATTACACGTGCGGAGATGGTAAGTATCCTGGCCCGAATCCTAAAATTGAAACCAGATAAAGGGCTCCAATCCTCTTTCTCAGATAGCAAAGCAATTCCAGCATGGGCGCAAGAGGACGTAGCAGCCGTAGCCAATAAAGGATTGATTCAAGGAAGGGGAAACAATGTATTTGCACCCAATGTTTCTACGACACGAGCAGAGGCGATTGTACTTCTACTAACGATGCTCGATAAGAAATAA